Proteins encoded together in one Dasypus novemcinctus isolate mDasNov1 chromosome 9, mDasNov1.1.hap2, whole genome shotgun sequence window:
- the SFN gene encoding 14-3-3 protein sigma, with protein MERASLIQKAKLAEQAERYEDMAAFMKGAVEKGEELSCEERNLLSVAYKNVVGGQRAAWRVLSSIEQKSNEEGSEEKGPEVREYRDKVETELQGVCNTVLGLLDTHLIKEAGDAESRVFYLKMKGDYYRYLAEVATGDNKKRIIDSARSAYQEAMDISKKEMPPTHPIRLGLALNFSVFHYEIANSPEEAISLAKTTFDEAMADLHTLSEDSYKDSTLIMQLLRDNLTLWTADNTGEEGVEAPEEPQS; from the coding sequence ATGGAGCGAGCCAGTCTGATCCAGAAGGCCAAGTTGGCAGAGCAGGCCGAACGCTATGAGGACATGGCAGCCTTCATGAAGGGCGCCGTGGAAAAGGGTGAGGAGTTATCCTGTGAAGAGCGCAACCTGCTCTCTGTGGCCTACAAGAATGTGGTGGGTGGCCAGAGGGCCGCCTGGAGGGTCCTGTCCAGCATTGAGCAGAAAAGCAATGAGGAAGGCTCAGAAGAGAAGGGCCCCGAGGTGCGAGAGTACCGGGACAAGGTGGAGACTGAGCTCCAGGGCGTCTGCAACACCGTGCTGGGCCTGCTGGACACCCATCTCATCAAGGAGGCCGGTGATGCCGAGAGCCGGGTCTTCTACCTGAAGATGAAGGGCGACTACTACCGCTATCTGGCTGAGGTGGCCACGGGTGATAACAAGAAGCGCATCATCGACTCAGCCCGGTCAGCTTACCAGGAGGCCATGGACATCAGCAAGAAGGAGatgccacccacccaccccatccgCCTGGGTCTCGCCCTGAACTTTTCCGTCTTTCACTATGAGATTGCCAACAGCCCCGAGGAGGCCATCTCGCTGGCCAAGACCACCTTCGACGAGGCCATGGCTGACCTGCACACCCTCAGCGAGGACTCCTACAAAGACAGCACCCTCATCATGCAGCTGCTGCGAGACAACCTGACGCTGTGGACGGCCGACAACACCGGAGAAGAGGGGGTGGAGGCTCCTGAGGAGCCCCAGAGCTGA
- the ZDHHC18 gene encoding palmitoyltransferase ZDHHC18 yields the protein MKDCEYQQISPGAAPPPASPGARRPGAAAPPGPGPGPAPPAAPAPPRWSGSGSGSLGRRPRRKWEVFPGRNRFYCGGRLMLAGHGGVFALTLLLILTTTVLFFVFDCPFLARQLTLAIPIIAAVLFFFVMSCLLQTSFTDPGILPRATVCEAAALEKQIDNTGSSTYRPPPRTREVMVNGQMVKLKYCFTCKMFRPPRTSHCSVCDNCVERFDHHCPWVGNCVGRRNYRFFYAFILSLSFLTAFIFACVVTHLTLRSQGSTFLSTLKETPASVLELVICFFSIWSILGLSGFHTYLVASNLTTNEDIKGLWSSKRGGEASINPYSHKSVITNCCAVLCGPLPPSLIDRRGFVQPDTVLPSPIRSDEPACGAKPDASMVGGHP from the exons ATGAAGGACTGCGAGTACCAGCAGATCAGCCCCGGggccgccccgccgcccgcctcCCCCGGGGCCCGCCGCCCCGGCGCCGCCGCGCCCCCCGGCCCGGGCCCcgggcccgcgccgcccgccgcccccgccccgccgcgctGGAGCGGCAGCGGCAGCGGCAGCCTCGGCCGCCGCCCGCGGCGCAAGTGGGAGGTGTTCCCGGGCCGCAACCGCTTCTACTGCGGCGGCCGCCTCATGCTGGCCGGCCACGGCGGCGTCTTCGCGCTCACGCTGCTGCTCATCCTCACCACCACCGTCCTCTTCTTCGTCTTCGA CTGTCCCTTCCTGGCCCGCCAGCTGACACTTGCCATCCCCATCATCGCCGCCGTCCTCTTCTTCTTCGTCATGAGCTGTTTGCTGCAGACAAGTTTCACTGACCCTGGGATCCTGCCCCGGGCCACTGTCTGTGAAGCAGCTGCTTTGGAGAAACAGATCG aCAACACAGGCAGTTCCACCTATCGGCCGCCCCCTCGGACCCGGGAGGTGATGGTCAACGGGCAGATGGTGAAGCTGAAGTACTGCTTCACCTGCAAGATGTTTCGGCCACCCCGGACCTCACACTGCAGTGTCTGCGATAACTGTGTGG AACGGTTTGACCATCACTGCCCCTGGGTGGGCAACTGTGTGGGGAGACGGAACTACCGCTTCTTCTATGCGTTTATTCTCTCCCTCTCGTTCCTGACGGCCTTCATCTTCGCCTGTGTGGTCACCCACCTGACGTTGC GCTCTCAGGGAAGCACCTTTCTCTCCACTCTGAAGGAGACACCAGCGAG CGTGCTGGAGTTGGTGATCTGCTTCTTCTCCATCTGGTCCATCCTGGGCCTCTCAGGGTTTCACACTTACCTCGTCGCCTCCAACTTGACAACCAATGAAGAT ATCAAAGGCTTGTGGTCCAGCAAGAGGGGCGGCGAGGCCTCCATCAACCCCTACAGCCATAAAAGTGTTATCACCAACTGCTGTGCTGTGCTCTGCGGCCCCCTACCTCCCAG CCTGATTGACCGGAGGGGATTTGTCCAGCCCGACACCGTGTTGCCCTCACCCATTAGAAGCGATGAGCCAGCCTGCGGAGCCAAGCCCGACGCCAGCATGGTAGGAGGCCACCCCTGA